GACCGCTTTGATAAATATTGGCTCCAACTTTTGCGTTTAATAATAACATACCTGTCCCAGTAATTCCATGACCACGGGGACCACACCATTGTCCTTGGTGAATCCCTGGAAGGACATGTTCCTGGCAGACCTCCCAGTACAGATGAAGACATCCCCGCCGGTGGTCTCAAAGGCCACGTACTTCATGTCGGGCCTCACCCAGCAGTTGGTTTGACCGAACATGGTCTCTGGCCTCAGCGTTGCGGCCACCAGGTAGATGTTCTTGCCTTTTATGGCGCTGCAGGGAGGACAGAATCAATGCCATACTTTGATTTTAACATCACGTATTTTGGGTCTGAATTACACAAAATTATGCAAATTAACAGCAGCAAAGTTTGTTACCTGCTGTAAAAAACCTTGGACTTGAATTTGGCCGTGTAGGGCTCAATAATCTTCATCTTGATGAGTGTGTACTCCTGAGGTCCAACTCCCTGCAAGTGAGGTGAAAATAACTAATTGGGATATATCTTATCGATCTATATATCTTGTTTTTCATAGCACCGGGTAAGCGTACCTCTCCTGTTTGCCTATCATGGTCCATACATGGTTGTCCATCCTTGGGGGAATAGATGGTATACctgtaaaaataatatcaataCAAAGCGACATTGAACAAACGCTGATTGTTGTCATCTCACCTTTTTCCAAAATTaatcttttttctctccttcaGGGTGACAAACTGCCAGCGGACAAAGGAGTCGTAGAAAGGGTTCACGTCTGTCGTGATGAACGAGCGCCGCCAGTCCACCTGGGAGGATCACACGAGACGTTTAATAACCTTTTAATTTGTGGGggttttatttgaatgcaaaATATGATTTTGTACCTTGACCCCCATCATTTTGAGATCTTTCACAGCCAGAGGAGGAAAATAGTCCAGCCAGTGTTCAGCGTTGGCAAACCTGGCAATGTCGTGGTCATTCAGGCCTAGAGACCTCATGATGTTCCACTGGAAGGTGGCCGAACCAGATTTGGCAACTGCTTTACTCTAACAAGACAATTACATAACGTCAGAAACTGGAATGATAGACATTTCTTTGTCGCCATCTGGTGGAAACTTACTGCCAATGGTGTATGTTGAAGTcaaatgaatttaattttgacaAGCAATGCTTAGCCACCGTGTTGTGGCACGAATTACTCATAGAATTTTGTTATTAATGGGGAATTTTGTTATTAATTGTCCAAGAAGGGAAAGGGAGGCATCTAATCGAGGCAggtgtttatttgtcttaacTGGGTTATGCCTCCACTCAATGAGTAAACACCATCTCAAATTCAGACCTTCTTCCCCTTGGCTTTGTCcttgatgatgatttcatcaCACGTGTTTGgcttctccttctcctcttcctcctcatctggAAACTGTGGCGGATTTCCGTACAGTTCCATCTCCCGCTTGAGCTTGTCTGCACAagcctttggaaaaaaagattaattttGTTATGGTTGTTTTGCAATGTCATGTATAGCATGTATGAGGCAATCTTGAGGAATACACCAAAACACTCACTTTGATTGGCATGCCTGTGCAGTGGAGACCAAATGGGAAAAGGCACTTCTTTCCTTTCAACATCTGGTAGCCAACCGCAAACTGAGACACCATAAAGCACAGGGGATTCATTTCTATGTTCTTTGCCTTCCTAAATAATAGCAACTTACCTCACACTTTGACAAGCTGAATGTGTGACCAAGATGCAACCTCCCATTCATGTATGGGTAGGGAAAGGTGACAAAATACTTGTTTTTGCTGTGGAATAGAGGGAAAAGTATGCAACAATATTTCAACGTGACATTGCGCATCATCTTTACATTTTGTGCAAATCGACGCCCCGGCAAACAGCATGATGTAACTTAACGCTCGTCTTTGGGAGCTTCAACATAAAGGAGCTACTTACTGTGCACTTTCCCCAATTGTTGTCGCTGCATCATTCTcaaacgttttgtttttctcccatTTAGCCTGAATTTCGAGCTCAATCTTTCTCAAAAAGTCCAACTTTGCCGTTCCCTTGCGCTCCTGGAAAGATATGGTAAGCAAGATGTACATAAAAGTAGTGGCAGctagaaaataaacaatgcgTCTGTGAATGGATCATTTGTGAATATGAAACTTCAGTGGCGTTCTTTGGTGTAGGTTTTTTGTTGTTAGAGTACTTGGACTACAAGTCTTTTGCTAGCTAATTTGCTAAAGCTATGGCATGTCAATGCAGTGCAAAATGCTAACGCTTActattgacacatttttttaaatttttttatggGAAATTACTGAAGAATAAACTTACCGTCATTTTTGCACAACTGGTAGGTTATTCCGCTGCTTCGTCAAAAATAAACTTAAGCGCTAGCCAAGAAGCAAAGCCAAGGGAACCCACGCCACCGCTGCGCCGGCTGATGACACCAAGACACTTGCAAGGAATTCTGGGAGAAGAAGTCCATAGACTGTCACATGCATAACACACCGGCAAAGTTAATATCTTTTATTTTAGCTATaaaaaacaaggacaaagtgtgtgttttttttttttttaaataaataaatccaggTCTTccgaaaatatttttagtgaCATGGTTGGCTAAAGACGCAATTGAAATACCAACGTCGTGCAGCAGGCATTCTTTTACGACACCTCGAGTGAGTTAACATAACGTAAAGTGTTTCAGTGCGACCTGCCAGTTGAGACCCAAGGCCCCGAAAGCTTCCAAATTTATCGACGATGAAAGCAGGCGTTTCGGGGCTtcgtttcattttttaaaccgCGTGATCGTCTTCCTCACCATGATTATAGAGAATGTTGATGCTCTCAAGTCGTGGCTGGCAAAACTTCTGGAGCCAATGTGAgtgtttgaatttaaatgtcatttagcTTGCACGCTACGTAGCTAGCTCGTGTGTTAGCATCAATGAGGGGGAATTGCTAGAAACCGTGGCCGATCGCTTGCTATAAAGAACCTTTTTGACTGCCCGTTAAGTGGGAACTATTATGTTCGCTATCTTTCTTGCAATAGTTGGCCGAGTAAATTATGTAAATCAACTGGATCACGAGAAAACAACTTTACTCTAGCACCCCTCCAAAGTGCAGCACAGCATGCAGCCTTCTGTTTGCAATTCTAGAAGCTCTCTTGCAATCACATAGATGCAAAATGTGTAAACATGTTTCAGAGGAGACGCTTGCTGCGAGTGTTACCATAGTTACCATCTCTGCCTCGGCAAATGGATGGCTTAAATTACAGATAACATGCACATAAATTGCAAACTTTAGACACACGCACTCAATAAAATCCTATTTTGAACTCAAATACTAGGCCCCCAAATCAGAATAATAAAGTGTTTACTTACCTCAATTGAGCCAGAGGAAATAAGTACATTAATCAAATCTTCATAACAAAGCGAGTGTCAAATGTGTCCAAGTACTTTGGAGCATCAAGTTTGATCATGTCTTTGTTGGCAGATGTGATGCTGACCCCTCTGCGTTAGCCAATTACGTTGTGGCTCTGGTGAAGAAGGACAAACCAGAGAAGGAGCTCAAAGCGCTGTGTGCCGATCAGCTCGACGTCTTCCTACAAAAAGGTATTACTGGTTACACTTGACTTGACTCTATgatttatgattgatttcacgTGTTATTACAGAGACTGTCGGCTTCGTGGATAAACTTTTTGAATGTCTGACAAGCAAGAACTACCAGGGGAACCCGATTGCTAAAGAAGCTCCAAAAGAAGTGGTTAACGTTCCTCCAGCTAAATCAGATGCAGCCGAAGTAAGTAGGAATCACTTTGTCTGgttccattttctgaacatACCAAGAGAGATAAttgctttttgttgttctCGTTGTAAGATTGAAGCTCCAGAAGAGGAGAGAGAAAACCGACGCAGGAGAAGTCCTCTGAGGAACCGCTCTGACTTCAATGAATCCAGGTTTGATTTTGTCTCCTCTTATCTGAGACTATAATGCGACAGGCAATATCATTTTGCCCATTCCCCGACCACGCAGGAGTCGCGACGACAGGAGGCGGGACGAGCGCAAGAGGCGGGACTTTGATCGTCACGGCAAGAGCGGCGGCGATTCGCACCGCGAGCGGGAGCGCCACGAGCGGCGCAGGGGGAATTCTCGTGGGAGGAGCAACAGCCGAAGCCGGAGCAGGAGTGGCAGCCGGGGGAAGAGCAGGGGACGAGGtgagaaacaacaacagcagcagcagaggaagaggctgtTTTATGAGTTGGAATCATCTCGATCAAATGTGGACCGCTTTGCATGTCGCTCATATGGGCTTCAGCCACACAGGCTGGAATTGGCCTTATTCACCTCAAGGTTGGTTTGTGTGACGTGACGGGCTATTGTCTATGTTCAAATACCTTTTTGCCTTTCCGCCAGACTTCAAGTCAAAATTCGAGCTTGAGAGGAAGGACGCCGACAGCTACAACTCGTCCGCCACGGGCAGGCCCCAGCAGCCTCCTCAGCTCCCGTCGCCGCTCTTGCCCACCCCGCTTCACCCGTTCTCATCCACCGCCGGCGGCCCGGGACCCGGCGGCGTCCCCTTGGCGACGCACGCGCACATGCCCGACGGCACTACGGACAGCTGGTCCGGCTACTATGGCAAAGGCAGGCAAGACGGCGTCGGCAAGCCGTTCAGCAATAAGAACCCTTCACGCAAGCAGCGGTGCAGGGATTACGACGGTAAACATACAGCTACTCTTTTCATACTTATGAGTGTATTTTCACTTTGTCTTTagatcaaaatattttgatactAAATGCTTAACTCGGAATAAAAGGCTTATATGCAAAGAGACCCCGCCACTATATGATTCTACAAATTGGTGTTTCCTCGTGTCATCTTAAACTGTTGTACCATACATGCATTAGCCTTTTTCTTCATACCACAATTTGCCCTTAGGGCTTATTGATGGTTGTGTTTTTCATGGCTAATGACCACTAATGTTGATCACTCTGGCTATCGTCCCCGGTGGGGGAAGGCTCAAACACCTCTCCAGAGGTAAGCGGAGTTAAAATATCTCGCGCCCCTGAAGGCCGCCACTGCCAGTACTCGGCCACGAGAGATTGGTCTTCTTAATGAGACCGTGAAGTAAATAATGTCTAGTTTATCCTTCCAGAACCAGACATTGTTGGGGAGATCGGCACTGAGCCTTGTcgtaaatcatgaaaaatcatCGGTTGAATTTTGTCTATAGATTCCACAAAATGAGGTCGAAGCACTATAGCCATgtaaatgaagctcctcaatTTATGTCAACATTGATCCCAAATCATGattctctcctcctcccatGCAGAGAAAGGATTTTGCGTCCGCGGCGACCTGTGCCCGTTTGACCACGGCAACGACCCTCTCATCGTGGATGACGTCAGTCTTCCCAACATCATCCCGTTCCCGCCGCCCCCTGTGATACCCCCCGGCGGCCTGCCCATGCCGCCGCCCATCACCGAGCCTCCCCCATCACTCAGGATACCACCGCCACCAATGCCGCCCTACAGCCAGCCGCCGCCCCCTGGCGTCTTCTCGTTAGCTGGtgagtgtctgtctgtctgtctatctacccgtctgtctgtctgtaaaTGGTTGAACTCAGCACACGATAGCAGAACAAGGAGCTTTTTCCCCCGTATTGCCGAGTTCGGTATGTGAATGAAGGGCTCACCCCGGATGAGTGAAGGACTGGCTGTTATGAGGCATCAGCTTGGGCTTGTGTCTCCGTCAGGACCCCCTCCACTGATCGCAACCAGTGGAATGGAAACCCCCAACCACCAGTCGGCGATCACGTCATCGCCTTCAGTCGGGCCGCCCGGCGCGAGGCTaccgcctcctcttcctcttcctctacCGCCTCCTCCCTCGTCGGTGTCGCTCCGTCCCCAATATATCCAGTCTGAATGTAAGCAGGTTGGAAGTTTGTCATGGGATTTCCCCATTCATCGCCCATATAGCCcactccattttgtttttgtatgttcacatgaatatcttttttttttgttcatgatTTGTTTGGTGGGCGTTGTCAGCAGGCTGCAGTGTTGCCTGTTGACCTGAAAGTGGCAGTGCAactttatttttgaacattgttttgctttctgtGAATTATGCTCTTGCCTCTTTTCATAAATAAGTCAAAGAACTTTAATGCACTTCTGGCTTCCaacataaattaaaatgactgTCAAGCTCCAAAACCTAATACAACCTGACTGACCAAAAACAACGCTGACGTAAAACTCATTTTCATCTTGtcgaatgtttttattttttccaccatGCATGCATATTGTTACTGTCCAATGAAAAGCATGCatctgcaaaatgttttttttttgaggagcAATTCCAATTACATTTAGTTTGAGAGCTTTTCATTGGACAGCATTGATGTGGTTGTTTGGCAGCATCCTGTTCATTGGGTTTCACTTACTTGAGAATATGTATGCCTCATAGTTCAAAGGTTCTCTGCTGTgaccttcctgtgtggagtccTCCTGGATGTATAAAGAAATGTCATATCTTATGCCCAAATCTATTTCTAATTTCAAAGCGCCTTTTTTGTCTTAGATAACTACGATGCGGAGGGCTACAACCCGGAATCGCCGGGGCTAACTGGAGCAGGTCGGAACCAGTATCGTCAATTCATTCCCCGAGTCCAGACGCAGCGGCCCAACCTCATCGGCCTCACATCCAGTGAGGGACAAGGCTCCAGAGGTGCCGAGTATTAACCTTCTCAGTATTCACAGAAGAAAGCGCCGGATGGTaggaacatttcaaatgagatTCGATTCCATTTTTCCCCTTTAGCCGCCAATATAGTGATCCAAACGGAACCGGCCACTCCCACCAGCACACCAGGAAGCAACATGTCCAGTTTCAACTCAGAGCTGCACAATAGGAAGAGACCCATGGGCTCTATGACACCTGAGGGACCCACGGCTAAAAGGCCCTGGATGCTCAAGTCAGAATTGACATTTCTAtacaaaaaaactattttcaaaatttccaAACGATTTCATTTACCTCTCTCTTGGTGTCAGGCCAAACTTCAACAACAAAGGCGGCTTCCCGAAGAGGAACTTCTACGTGAACACTAAGCTGGAGGTGTGGAATATCCCGCCGGAGCTCAACACCATCACCAAGCTCAATGAGCACTTCAGCAAGTTCGGGACCATCGTGAACATTCAGGTAT
The sequence above is drawn from the Syngnathus acus chromosome 14, fSynAcu1.2, whole genome shotgun sequence genome and encodes:
- the rbm27 gene encoding RNA-binding protein 27 isoform X2 yields the protein MIIENVDALKSWLAKLLEPICDADPSALANYVVALVKKDKPEKELKALCADQLDVFLQKETVGFVDKLFECLTSKNYQGNPIAKEAPKEVVNVPPAKSDAAEIEAPEEERENRRRRSPLRNRSDFNESRSRDDRRRDERKRRDFDRHGKSGGDSHRERERHERRRGNSRGRSNSRSRSRSGSRGKSRGRDFKSKFELERKDADSYNSSATGRPQQPPQLPSPLLPTPLHPFSSTAGGPGPGGVPLATHAHMPDGTTDSWSGYYGKGRQDGVGKPFSNKNPSRKQRCRDYDEKGFCVRGDLCPFDHGNDPLIVDDVSLPNIIPFPPPPVIPPGGLPMPPPITEPPPSLRIPPPPMPPYSQPPPPGVFSLAGPPPLIATSGMETPNHQSAITSSPSVGPPGARLPPPLPLPLPPPPSSVSLRPQYIQSEYNYDAEGYNPESPGLTGAGRNQYRQFIPRVQTQRPNLIGLTSSEGQGSRAANIVIQTEPATPTSTPGSNMSSFNSELHNRKRPMGSMTPEGPTAKRPWMLKPNFNNKGGFPKRNFYVNTKLEVWNIPPELNTITKLNEHFSKFGTIVNIQVVFGGNPEAALIQFTSNEEARRAMYCVEAVLNNRFINMRWHRKPNMLGTHQMDQGASNQVPGSTSNLGPQGIKQHNPAAYVLNKHRPPAPVGTTSAPDNVNPNAEAVNVAPVLPNTQKGPYTSAPLKPSSKCLGKTAKALEAQEALKKKQEALKLQHDLRKKKQEMLKTQIEWQKALINRLEKNRGMKPEERANIMKTLKELTEKIAQLQNEMNPASQVSKANHSQPKTKTDAQKELLDAELDFHKKMNSGEDTTDLKRRLGQLQKEATQLGILRSPTCRGRGKVLPEGGAIRPRGRSGSVNRMVVDHRPRALFIMGVTQEEKEELTSHFVKFGDLEELRDQDATSVVMTFKTRSEAENAANQGAKFKGRVLQISWYKPKTPSVTTEPEEEEPKDDDNTKEGRSYLPGEEEEEEEDDDEDDKYESRSWRR
- the rbm27 gene encoding RNA-binding protein 27 isoform X1 — translated: MIIENVDALKSWLAKLLEPICDADPSALANYVVALVKKDKPEKELKALCADQLDVFLQKETVGFVDKLFECLTSKNYQGNPIAKEAPKEVVNVPPAKSDAAEIEAPEEERENRRRRSPLRNRSDFNESRSRDDRRRDERKRRDFDRHGKSGGDSHRERERHERRRGNSRGRSNSRSRSRSGSRGKSRGRDFKSKFELERKDADSYNSSATGRPQQPPQLPSPLLPTPLHPFSSTAGGPGPGGVPLATHAHMPDGTTDSWSGYYGKGRQDGVGKPFSNKNPSRKQRCRDYDEKGFCVRGDLCPFDHGNDPLIVDDVSLPNIIPFPPPPVIPPGGLPMPPPITEPPPSLRIPPPPMPPYSQPPPPGVFSLAGPPPLIATSGMETPNHQSAITSSPSVGPPGARLPPPLPLPLPPPPSSVSLRPQYIQSEYNYDAEGYNPESPGLTGAGRNQYRQFIPRVQTQRPNLIGLTSSEGQGSRAANIVIQTEPATPTSTPGSNMSSFNSELHNRKRPMGSMTPEGPTAKRPWMLKPNFNNKGGFPKRNFYVNTKLEVWNIPPELNTITKLNEHFSKFGTIVNIQVVFGGNPEAALIQFTSNEEARRAMYCVEAVLNNRFINMRWHRKPNMLGTHQMDQGASNQVPGSTSNLGPQGIKQHNPAAYVLNKHRPPAPVGTTSAPDNVNPNAEAVNVAPVLPNTQKGPYTSAPLKPSSKCLGKTAKALEAQEALKKKQEALKLQHDLRKKKQEMLKTQIEWQKALINRLEKNRGMKPEERANIMKTLKELTEKIAQLQNEMNPASQVSKANHSQPKTKTDAQKELLDAELDFHKKMNSGEDTTDLKRRLGQLQKEATQLGILRSPTCRGRGKVLPEGGAIRPRGRSGSVNRMVVDHRPRALFIMGVTQEEKEELTSHFVKFGDLEELRDQDATSVVMTFKTRSEAENAANQGAKFKGRVLQISWYKPKTPSVTTEPEEEEPKDDDNTQKEGRSYLPGEEEEEEEDDDEDDKYESRSWRR
- the rbm27 gene encoding RNA-binding protein 26 isoform X4, which produces MIIENVDALKSWLAKLLEPICDADPSALANYVVALVKKDKPEKELKALCADQLDVFLQKETVGFVDKLFECLTSKNYQGNPIAKEAPKEVVNVPPAKSDAAEIEAPEEERENRRRRSPLRNRSDFNESRSRDDRRRDERKRRDFDRHGKSGGDSHRERERHERRRGNSRGRSNSRSRSRSGSRGKSRGRDFKSKFELERKDADSYNSSATGRPQQPPQLPSPLLPTPLHPFSSTAGGPGPGGVPLATHAHMPDGTTDSWSGYYGKGRQDGVGKPFSNKNPSRKQRCRDYDEKGFCVRGDLCPFDHGNDPLIVDDVSLPNIIPFPPPPVIPPGGLPMPPPITEPPPSLRIPPPPMPPYSQPPPPGVFSLADNYDAEGYNPESPGLTGAGRNQYRQFIPRVQTQRPNLIGLTSSEGQGSRAANIVIQTEPATPTSTPGSNMSSFNSELHNRKRPMGSMTPEGPTAKRPWMLKPNFNNKGGFPKRNFYVNTKLEVWNIPPELNTITKLNEHFSKFGTIVNIQVVFGGNPEAALIQFTSNEEARRAMYCVEAVLNNRFINMRWHRKPNMLGTHQMDQGASNQVPGSTSNLGPQGIKQHNPAAYVLNKHRPPAPVGTTSAPDNVNPNAEAVNVAPVLPNTQKGPYTSAPLKPSSKCLGKTAKALEAQEALKKKQEALKLQHDLRKKKQEMLKTQIEWQKALINRLEKNRGMKPEERANIMKTLKELTEKIAQLQNEMNPASQVSKANHSQPKTKTDAQKELLDAELDFHKKMNSGEDTTDLKRRLGQLQKEATQLGILRSPTCRGRGKVLPEGGAIRPRGRSGSVNRMVVDHRPRALFIMGVTQEEKEELTSHFVKFGDLEELRDQDATSVVMTFKTRSEAENAANQGAKFKGRVLQISWYKPKTPSVTTEPEEEEPKDDDNTQKEGRSYLPGEEEEEEEDDDEDDKYESRSWRR
- the rbm27 gene encoding RNA-binding protein 27 isoform X3, which produces MIIENVDALKSWLAKLLEPICDADPSALANYVVALVKKDKPEKELKALCADQLDVFLQKETVGFVDKLFECLTSKNYQGNPIAKEAPKEVVNVPPAKSDAAEIEAPEEERENRRRRSPLRNRSDFNESRSRDDRRRDERKRRDFDRHGKSGGDSHRERERHERRRGNSRGRSNSRSRSRSGSRGKSRGRDFKSKFELERKDADSYNSSATGRPQQPPQLPSPLLPTPLHPFSSTAGGPGPGGVPLATHAHMPDGTTDSWSGYYGKGRQDGVGKPFSNKNPSRKQRCRDYDEKGFCVRGDLCPFDHGNDPLIVDDVSLPNIIPFPPPPVIPPGGLPMPPPITEPPPSLRIPPPPMPPYSQPPPPGVFSLAGPPPLIATSGMETPNHQSAITSSPSVGPPGARLPPPLPLPLPPPPSSVSLRPQYIQSEYNYDAEGYNPESPGLTGAGRNQYRQFIPRVQTQRPNLIGLTSSEGQGSRAANIVIQTEPATPTSTPGSNMSSFNSELHNRKRPMGSMTPEGPTAKRPWMLKPNFNNKGGFPKRNFYVNTKLEVWNIPPELNTITKLNEHFSKFGTIVNIQVVFGGNPEAALIQFTSNEEARRAMYCVEAVLNNRFINMRWHRKPNMLGTHQMDQGASNQVPGSTSNLGPQGIKQHNPAAYVLNKHRPPAPVGTTSAPDNVNPNAEAVNVAPVLPNTQKGPYTSAPLKPSSKCLGKTAKALEAQEALKKKQEALKLQHDLRKKKQEMLKTQIEWQKALINRLEKNRGMKPEERANIMKTLKELTEKIAQLQNEMNPASQAQKELLDAELDFHKKMNSGEDTTDLKRRLGQLQKEATQLGILRSPTCRGRGKVLPEGGAIRPRGRSGSVNRMVVDHRPRALFIMGVTQEEKEELTSHFVKFGDLEELRDQDATSVVMTFKTRSEAENAANQGAKFKGRVLQISWYKPKTPSVTTEPEEEEPKDDDNTQKEGRSYLPGEEEEEEEDDDEDDKYESRSWRR